The proteins below are encoded in one region of Aeromonas jandaei:
- a CDS encoding aerolysin family beta-barrel pore-forming toxin, with amino-acid sequence MNKLITANLALFASSLMLIQAQAAEPVYPDQVKWYGLGEGVCASGYRPLTRDEAMSIKGNLVGRMGQWQITGLANRWVIMGSGYNGEIKQGTAGETWCYPTSPISGEIPSLSAWNIPAGDEVDVQWRMVHDNDYFIKPVSYLAHYLGYAWVGGNHSPYVGEDMDVTRLSDGWLIKGNNDGGCSGYRCGEKSSIKVSNFSYTLEPDSFTHGQVTESGKQLVKMITANATNYTDLPQQVVVTLKYDKATNWSKTDTYSLSEKVGIKKTFQIPQVSSTEYSVEISSTQSWAEQKGGSTTETVSVEARPTVPPHSSVPVRVALYKSNISYPYEFKAEVNYDLTMKGFLRWGGNAWYTHPTNRPTWEHTFAIGPFRDKASSIRYQWDKRYIPGEVKWWDWNWTISEYGLSTMQSNLGRVLRPIRSAVTGDFYAESQFAGDIEIGQPQSGSTKAAQLRSASAEGVALTALELDQATLASEGFGNVTLTVTPVQ; translated from the coding sequence ATGAATAAATTAATAACAGCCAATCTTGCGCTGTTTGCATCTTCATTGATGCTTATTCAGGCTCAGGCGGCTGAACCCGTCTACCCTGACCAGGTTAAGTGGTATGGTCTGGGAGAAGGGGTCTGCGCCAGTGGCTATCGGCCTCTTACCCGCGATGAAGCCATGAGTATCAAGGGCAATCTGGTTGGTCGCATGGGCCAATGGCAGATTACCGGACTGGCCAATCGCTGGGTCATCATGGGCTCTGGATATAACGGGGAAATAAAACAGGGAACGGCAGGGGAAACATGGTGTTATCCCACATCGCCGATATCTGGCGAAATTCCATCTCTCTCTGCCTGGAATATTCCTGCTGGTGATGAAGTTGATGTGCAATGGCGAATGGTGCATGACAATGATTACTTTATTAAGCCGGTAAGTTATCTCGCCCATTATTTGGGATATGCCTGGGTAGGCGGCAATCACAGCCCCTATGTAGGCGAAGATATGGATGTCACCAGACTGAGCGATGGCTGGTTGATTAAGGGTAACAATGACGGTGGCTGCTCCGGATATCGTTGCGGAGAGAAGAGCTCCATCAAGGTAAGCAACTTCTCATATACCCTGGAGCCGGACTCCTTTACCCACGGCCAGGTCACCGAGAGTGGCAAGCAGCTGGTCAAGATGATCACTGCCAATGCGACCAACTACACGGATCTGCCCCAGCAGGTGGTGGTGACCCTGAAGTATGACAAGGCTACCAACTGGTCGAAAACCGACACCTACAGTCTCAGCGAGAAGGTCGGCATCAAAAAGACGTTCCAGATCCCGCAGGTTTCCAGCACTGAATATTCGGTCGAGATTTCTTCTACCCAGAGCTGGGCCGAGCAGAAGGGTGGCTCGACCACCGAGACCGTCTCGGTCGAGGCGCGTCCGACGGTGCCGCCGCACTCCAGCGTGCCGGTGCGGGTTGCCCTCTACAAGTCCAATATCTCATACCCCTATGAGTTCAAGGCCGAGGTCAACTATGACCTGACCATGAAGGGGTTCCTGCGCTGGGGCGGCAATGCCTGGTATACCCATCCGACCAATCGCCCCACCTGGGAACACACCTTTGCCATCGGCCCGTTCCGCGACAAGGCCAGCAGCATCCGTTACCAGTGGGACAAACGCTATATCCCGGGTGAAGTGAAGTGGTGGGACTGGAACTGGACCATCAGCGAGTATGGCTTGTCGACCATGCAGAGCAACCTTGGTCGCGTGCTGCGCCCGATCCGCTCGGCGGTGACCGGTGACTTCTATGCCGAGAGCCAGTTTGCCGGCGACATCGAGATTGGTCAGCCCCAGAGCGGTTCCACGAAGGCTGCCCAGTTGCGCAGCGCCTCTGCCGAAGGGGTTGCCCTCACCGCGCTGGAGCTGGATCAGGCGACGCTCGCCAGCGAAGGGTTTGGCAATGTGACCCTCACCGTGACTCCGGTGCAATAA
- a CDS encoding MerR family transcriptional regulator, which translates to MLTITRLARELGLSRTTLLYYERLGLLLPALRGENGYRRYGEAELERGRQIASFRAMGLPLEEIGTLLAARQESHSCLDGHLLRLEQEIAELRRQQRAIILYRQQTHEEIPMVDKARWVAIMQAAGMTEEMMRNWHIQFEKMEPQAHQEFLESLQIPAAEIAAIRTWSRGE; encoded by the coding sequence ATGTTGACGATTACCCGGCTGGCCAGAGAACTGGGCCTGAGCCGCACCACCCTGCTCTATTACGAACGTCTCGGTCTGCTGCTGCCCGCCCTGCGCGGGGAGAACGGCTATCGCCGCTATGGCGAGGCCGAGCTGGAGCGGGGGCGGCAGATCGCCAGCTTTCGCGCCATGGGGCTGCCGCTCGAAGAGATCGGCACCCTGCTGGCGGCAAGGCAGGAGAGCCACTCCTGCCTCGATGGTCACCTGCTGCGACTGGAGCAGGAGATCGCCGAGCTGAGGCGGCAACAGCGGGCCATCATCCTCTATCGCCAACAGACACACGAGGAGATCCCCATGGTAGATAAAGCACGCTGGGTTGCCATCATGCAGGCCGCAGGCATGACCGAAGAGATGATGCGCAACTGGCACATCCAGTTCGAGAAGATGGAGCCGCAGGCCCATCAGGAATTCCTCGAATCCCTGCAGATCCCCGCCGCGGAGATCGCTGCCATCCGCACCTGGTCGCGCGGGGAGTAA